The following proteins come from a genomic window of Winogradskyella sp. PC-19:
- a CDS encoding GRP family sugar transporter: MIYLALSILSSTGIFVLFKLFNKYKIDTLQAIVVNYITACICGLIHNDKNLVVSEIVSSDWFIGVIILGFLFIAIFNVMALTAQKNGLSVASVASKMSVIIPIIFGIIVFKEGIGIQKILGIVLALVAVYLTSIKSKDKTVLTASIYLPIILFLGSGIIDTSVNYFAPDDKIPLFSACIFGFAFAIGCILLVYKSIRFKKSFTVKSIPLGATLGIVNYASIYYLLKALRIDGLESSSLFTINNVAIVAVSTLIGLLIFKEKISNKNWIGICLALISIVLVTLA; the protein is encoded by the coding sequence TTGATTTATTTAGCACTAAGTATACTATCATCTACTGGCATTTTTGTCTTATTCAAATTATTTAATAAGTACAAAATTGATACATTACAAGCTATTGTAGTCAACTACATCACTGCTTGTATTTGTGGTTTGATTCACAACGATAAAAATCTGGTTGTTTCAGAAATCGTTTCCTCTGATTGGTTTATTGGTGTTATAATACTCGGCTTCTTATTTATTGCTATTTTTAATGTCATGGCTTTAACAGCTCAAAAAAATGGTCTATCTGTAGCGTCAGTGGCCAGCAAAATGAGTGTCATAATACCTATTATATTTGGGATTATTGTTTTTAAAGAAGGTATTGGAATACAAAAAATATTAGGTATAGTTCTAGCTTTAGTTGCTGTATACCTTACCTCTATAAAGTCTAAAGATAAAACAGTATTAACAGCCTCAATTTACTTGCCTATTATTTTATTTTTAGGTTCTGGCATTATTGATACTTCAGTCAATTATTTTGCTCCAGACGATAAAATCCCTTTGTTTTCGGCTTGTATTTTTGGTTTCGCTTTTGCGATTGGTTGCATATTATTAGTTTATAAATCTATTCGTTTTAAAAAGAGTTTTACCGTAAAAAGTATTCCACTTGGCGCAACTCTTGGAATAGTAAACTATGCATCAATCTATTATTTATTAAAAGCATTACGAATTGACGGTCTAGAAAGTTCATCATTATTCACCATTAATAATGTAGCTATTGTAGCGGTTTCAACATTAATAGGCTTGCTTATTTTTAAAGAAAAAATTTCAAACAAAAATTGGATAGGTATTTGTTTGGCATTAATATCTATCGTTTTAGTCACACTAGCTTAA
- a CDS encoding IMPACT family protein: MEQKDTYKTITKPSEEALFKDKNSKFYGYAFPVDNEDDVKLEIEKLKKQHYAARHWCYAYQLGTEQIKYRANDDGEPNNSAGMPIYGQIQSFDVTNVLIVVVRYFGGVKLGVGGLINAYRSAAQMALEQSNIIEKTIDSTFIIKFDYKNMSRMMRILKDNNANIVSQKLEIDCLLQVSIRKGEAEKLYETIKKFHEVKISYL, from the coding sequence ATGGAACAGAAAGACACTTACAAGACCATCACAAAACCTTCTGAAGAAGCTTTGTTTAAAGACAAGAACAGTAAGTTTTATGGGTATGCATTTCCTGTAGACAATGAAGATGATGTAAAATTAGAAATAGAAAAATTAAAAAAACAACACTACGCTGCAAGACATTGGTGTTATGCATATCAGCTTGGAACCGAGCAAATAAAATACAGAGCAAATGATGATGGTGAACCTAACAACTCTGCAGGAATGCCCATATATGGACAAATACAATCTTTTGATGTCACAAATGTCCTTATTGTAGTAGTAAGATACTTTGGTGGTGTAAAGTTAGGCGTTGGTGGGTTAATCAACGCATATCGGTCTGCTGCACAAATGGCCTTAGAGCAATCTAATATTATTGAAAAAACAATAGACTCTACATTTATAATAAAATTTGATTATAAAAATATGAGTCGAATGATGCGGATACTAAAAGATAACAACGCAAATATTGTAAGTCAAAAATTAGAAATAGATTGTTTACTACAAGTTTCTATCAGAAAAGGTGAAGCAGAAAAACTTTACGAAACAATTAAGAAATTTCATGAAGTCAAAATTTCTTATTTGTAA
- the ligA gene encoding NAD-dependent DNA ligase LigA — MSIQQQIETLREELRQHNYNYYILDDATISDYEFDMKLKELQALEEKYLEFFDANSPSQRVGGTITKNFNTVVHDFRMYSLDNSYSKEDLLDWETRIKKMVDGDIQYTCELKYDGASMNLTYENGKLIRAVTRGDGVQGDEVTANIKTINTVPLQLKGDYPERFDIRGEIILPIEGFLKMNEERIANDEEPYRNPRNTASGSLKLQDSAEVAKRPLECLLYSIKGNNLNITTQSEGLQKAREWGFKVPNEAKLVNSIDAVLEYVEYWDVHRHDLPYEIDGIVIKVNNLYQQDELGFTAKAPRWAMAYKFKAEQVSTRLNEITYQVGRTGAITPVANLEPVQLAGTTVKRASLHNADQIEKLDIREGDEVYVEKGGEIIPKIIAVDLSKRPENSEPTTYISNCPECETELIRLEGEAKHYCPNYHGCPPQVIGRIQHYISRKAMDIEGLGGETVALLVNGGLIEDYSDLYELTIEDVLPLERMAQKSAENLVNGIEASKQIAFERVLFALGIRYVGETVAKKLAKHYKSIDNLIIASMIDLVSVDEIGERIAESVVEFFSSSQNIQIVNRLKSFGIQLEISAEKLANQTDKLSGNTFVVSGVFESVSRTELKKLIEDNGGKVSSSISSKTSYLVAGDKMGPSKRTKAESLKVPIISESDFLQILN; from the coding sequence ATGAGTATACAACAACAAATAGAAACACTACGCGAAGAGTTGCGACAACATAATTATAATTATTATATACTCGATGATGCCACAATTTCTGATTATGAGTTTGATATGAAGTTAAAGGAGCTTCAAGCTTTAGAAGAAAAGTATCTTGAGTTTTTTGATGCCAATTCCCCAAGCCAACGCGTTGGTGGTACGATTACCAAAAACTTTAATACCGTCGTTCATGATTTCCGCATGTATTCTTTAGATAATTCATACTCTAAAGAAGATTTACTGGATTGGGAAACTCGCATAAAAAAAATGGTTGATGGAGACATTCAATATACTTGTGAGTTAAAATATGATGGTGCGTCTATGAACCTTACTTATGAAAACGGTAAACTTATTCGTGCGGTAACTAGAGGCGATGGTGTTCAAGGTGATGAGGTTACTGCAAATATAAAGACTATAAACACAGTACCGCTTCAGCTTAAAGGAGACTATCCAGAGCGTTTTGACATTCGAGGAGAAATTATATTACCAATTGAAGGTTTTCTAAAAATGAATGAAGAGCGAATAGCAAATGACGAAGAGCCTTATCGTAATCCAAGAAATACAGCTTCTGGAAGTTTAAAATTACAAGATAGTGCTGAGGTTGCAAAACGACCTTTAGAGTGTTTATTGTACAGCATAAAAGGAAATAATCTAAATATCACAACACAATCAGAAGGTTTGCAAAAAGCCAGAGAATGGGGTTTTAAGGTTCCAAATGAAGCGAAATTGGTAAATTCTATTGATGCCGTTTTAGAATACGTTGAATATTGGGATGTACATCGTCATGATTTGCCTTATGAAATAGATGGCATTGTTATTAAAGTGAATAATTTATACCAACAAGACGAACTAGGTTTTACAGCAAAAGCACCACGATGGGCAATGGCTTATAAGTTTAAGGCAGAACAAGTTTCGACCAGACTTAACGAAATTACGTATCAAGTTGGTCGTACAGGTGCAATTACGCCAGTAGCGAATTTAGAACCAGTTCAATTAGCAGGAACTACGGTAAAACGCGCTTCTTTACATAATGCAGACCAGATTGAAAAGTTAGATATCAGAGAAGGTGATGAAGTCTATGTAGAAAAAGGAGGAGAGATTATACCAAAAATCATAGCAGTAGATTTATCTAAACGGCCAGAAAACTCTGAGCCAACAACTTATATCTCTAATTGTCCTGAATGTGAAACAGAATTGATTCGTCTTGAAGGCGAGGCAAAACATTACTGTCCAAATTATCACGGTTGTCCACCACAGGTTATTGGTCGTATTCAACATTATATATCCAGAAAAGCAATGGATATAGAAGGTTTAGGAGGAGAAACAGTTGCGCTTTTAGTTAATGGTGGATTAATTGAAGATTATTCTGATTTATATGAACTCACTATTGAAGATGTATTACCATTGGAGCGTATGGCACAAAAAAGTGCAGAAAATTTGGTTAATGGTATTGAGGCTTCAAAACAAATAGCTTTTGAGCGTGTTTTGTTTGCTTTAGGAATACGATATGTTGGTGAAACTGTTGCTAAAAAATTAGCAAAGCATTACAAGTCTATAGATAATTTGATAATCGCTTCAATGATAGATTTAGTAAGTGTTGACGAAATAGGAGAGCGTATTGCAGAAAGTGTTGTTGAATTTTTCTCTTCTTCACAAAATATTCAGATTGTCAATAGATTAAAATCTTTTGGAATACAATTAGAAATTTCTGCAGAAAAATTAGCTAATCAAACCGATAAGTTGTCTGGCAATACCTTTGTTGTATCAGGTGTTTTTGAGTCTGTATCTCGTACTGAGCTTAAAAAACTTATCGAAGATAATGGAGGGAAAGTATCGTCTTCAATATCGTCCAAGACAAGTTACTTAGTGGCAGGAGATAAAATGGGACCTAGTAAGCGTACAAAAGCAGAAAGCTTAAAAGTGCCAATTATTAGCGAATCTGATTTTCTACAAATACTTAATTAA
- a CDS encoding GNAT family N-acetyltransferase: MCKDTIVIREIEPKDDLKIAKAIRSVLIEFGVPKVGTAYEDAALDCMYETYYKSQKKYFVVVKGDNILGGAGISPLDNYNGTEPICELQKMYFMSEARGKGVGSQMMQKCLEFAKNSGFSKCYLETMPYMDDARKLYCKVGFESINKPMGDTGHYSCSVWMLKDL, translated from the coding sequence GTGTGTAAAGATACTATTGTTATTCGAGAAATTGAGCCTAAGGATGACCTTAAAATTGCTAAAGCTATACGCTCGGTTTTAATTGAGTTTGGTGTCCCTAAAGTTGGTACAGCTTATGAAGATGCTGCTTTAGACTGCATGTATGAAACTTATTACAAATCTCAGAAAAAATATTTCGTTGTTGTTAAAGGCGATAATATTCTTGGAGGTGCTGGAATTTCGCCGTTAGATAATTACAACGGTACAGAACCTATTTGCGAACTTCAGAAAATGTACTTTATGTCAGAGGCTAGAGGCAAAGGTGTTGGTAGTCAAATGATGCAGAAGTGTTTAGAGTTTGCTAAAAACTCTGGTTTTTCTAAATGCTACTTAGAAACCATGCCTTACATGGATGATGCACGAAAATTATATTGTAAGGTAGGTTTTGAATCTATCAATAAGCCGATGGGTGATACTGGTCATTATTCGTGTTCGGTTTGGATGCTTAAAGATTTATAA
- a CDS encoding HAD family hydrolase, whose amino-acid sequence MIKTLIFDFGDVFINLDKQGAMDNAFQLFNMSVFQEDMIDTNIQYEIGRITTSEFINFYKDKFPYLSVKQIVDAWNYIIKDFPAHRLDFAKKLKNKNYNLILLSNTNEMHIDFIKENVSFYDEFKNCFDKFYLSHEIHLRKPNTDIYNFVLSENNLNPNECLFIDDTKENTDTAYKLGLHIWNIDETKEDVVNLFEIKKELF is encoded by the coding sequence ATGATTAAAACGCTGATTTTTGATTTTGGTGATGTCTTTATAAACCTTGACAAACAAGGCGCAATGGATAATGCGTTTCAACTTTTTAATATGAGTGTTTTTCAAGAAGATATGATTGACACAAATATTCAATATGAAATTGGAAGAATCACTACTTCAGAGTTTATCAATTTTTATAAGGATAAATTCCCTTATTTATCAGTTAAGCAAATCGTTGATGCTTGGAACTACATAATTAAAGATTTTCCTGCTCATCGTTTAGATTTTGCAAAAAAATTGAAAAATAAAAACTACAACCTCATTTTATTAAGCAATACTAATGAGATGCATATTGACTTTATAAAAGAGAACGTATCGTTTTACGACGAATTTAAAAATTGCTTTGATAAATTCTATCTCTCTCATGAAATACATTTAAGAAAACCCAACACTGATATTTATAATTTTGTTCTTAGTGAAAATAACTTAAACCCAAATGAATGTCTATTTATTGATGATACCAAAGAAAATACGGATACAGCATACAAACTAGGACTACACATTTGGAATATTGACGAAACTAAAGAAGACGTCGTCAACCTTTTTGAAATTAAAAAAGAACTCTTTTGA
- the prmC gene encoding peptide chain release factor N(5)-glutamine methyltransferase, translating into MKAQDLKSIFHKELDAVYGKDEVSSFFFLCLEQYSDTPRIQLQLEPEFTITKQETEQYFNTLEALKKQKPIQYIFGETEFYGLNFKVTEDVLIPRQETEELVDWIIKCYSERNEESLKILDIGTGSGCIAISLAKNISNAEVYALDISPKAIEIAKHNAEQNEIAISITEANILDQASWDSDYKNLKFDVIVSNPPYVRNLEKREIQSNVLDNEPHLALFVDDNNPLIFYKAITQFAVDNLKSNGALFFEINQYLRDETKALLMTSNFDEVELRKDLNNNYRMLKGTKK; encoded by the coding sequence TTGAAAGCACAGGACTTAAAAAGTATATTTCATAAAGAATTAGATGCGGTTTACGGTAAAGATGAAGTATCAAGCTTTTTCTTTTTATGTTTAGAGCAATATTCTGATACACCAAGAATCCAATTACAATTAGAACCGGAATTTACTATCACTAAACAGGAAACAGAACAATACTTTAATACACTTGAAGCTTTAAAGAAGCAAAAACCAATTCAATACATTTTTGGAGAAACAGAGTTTTATGGCTTAAATTTTAAAGTAACTGAAGATGTTTTGATTCCACGTCAAGAAACAGAAGAATTAGTAGATTGGATAATTAAATGCTATTCGGAGCGTAATGAAGAATCTCTAAAAATCCTAGACATTGGTACCGGAAGTGGTTGCATAGCCATTTCATTAGCAAAAAATATATCAAATGCAGAAGTTTATGCATTGGATATTAGTCCAAAGGCAATTGAAATCGCAAAACATAATGCAGAGCAGAATGAGATAGCTATTTCTATTACTGAAGCAAATATTTTAGACCAAGCTTCTTGGGATTCAGATTATAAAAATTTAAAGTTTGATGTCATAGTGTCTAATCCGCCATATGTTCGTAATCTAGAGAAAAGAGAAATCCAATCAAACGTTCTGGACAACGAACCACATTTAGCCTTGTTTGTAGACGATAATAATCCATTGATTTTTTATAAAGCAATTACTCAGTTTGCTGTTGATAATTTGAAGTCTAATGGAGCACTTTTTTTTGAAATCAATCAGTATCTTAGAGACGAAACCAAAGCGCTTTTAATGACTTCAAATTTTGATGAAGTTGAATTACGAAAAGATTTGAATAATAATTATAGAATGCTGAAAGGCACAAAAAAATAA
- a CDS encoding DUF6913 domain-containing protein, with protein sequence MFLKVFKEKSNQKFVDKIVSRRNVSVHNTKITSVGVLLNDQAYYNYDEVNSFLDEIGVVSAKRKFFTFSKLKDEVNNWDAIFTPKDFGWNGKLKNNDLSDFTKTKFDVLICYFLAEDQELKQIAAMSMANFKVGISSRDERLYDLIIYVDNKDFKIFKDELKKYLTILNKI encoded by the coding sequence ATGTTTTTAAAAGTATTTAAGGAAAAATCAAATCAAAAATTTGTTGACAAAATAGTGTCAAGGCGTAATGTGAGTGTTCATAATACCAAGATTACTTCCGTTGGTGTGCTTTTAAATGATCAAGCATATTATAATTATGATGAGGTCAATTCTTTTTTGGATGAGATTGGTGTGGTGTCTGCTAAAAGAAAATTTTTTACATTCTCAAAGTTAAAAGATGAAGTTAACAATTGGGATGCTATATTTACTCCAAAAGATTTTGGATGGAACGGTAAATTGAAGAATAATGACCTTTCCGATTTTACAAAAACTAAGTTTGATGTACTAATTTGTTATTTTTTAGCAGAGGACCAAGAATTAAAGCAAATTGCAGCCATGTCAATGGCAAATTTTAAAGTCGGTATTTCTAGCAGAGATGAGCGATTATATGATTTGATAATTTATGTCGACAATAAAGACTTTAAAATTTTTAAAGACGAACTAAAAAAATACTTAACCATTTTAAATAAAATATAA
- a CDS encoding acyl-CoA thioesterase, whose amino-acid sequence MYKNKTQIRVRYGETDQMGVVYHANYASYFEVGRTEWLREYGITYKSMEETGVMLPVISLEIKYKNSAKYDDLLTVKTSIKKLPTARIEFDYELINEKGDLLAIGSTDLVFIDMKRNRPMRCPDYLLNKLK is encoded by the coding sequence ATGTATAAAAATAAAACTCAAATTAGAGTACGTTACGGAGAGACTGACCAGATGGGTGTTGTTTATCATGCAAACTATGCTTCATACTTTGAAGTAGGTAGAACGGAATGGTTAAGAGAGTATGGTATTACTTACAAATCTATGGAAGAAACTGGAGTTATGCTTCCTGTTATTTCTTTAGAAATTAAATATAAAAATTCTGCTAAATATGACGACTTATTAACCGTGAAAACTTCAATTAAAAAGTTACCTACTGCACGGATAGAATTTGACTATGAGCTGATTAACGAAAAAGGAGATTTGTTGGCGATTGGAAGCACAGATTTGGTATTTATTGATATGAAACGGAATAGGCCTATGCGATGTCCAGATTATTTATTGAACAAATTGAAGTAA
- the ribD gene encoding bifunctional diaminohydroxyphosphoribosylaminopyrimidine deaminase/5-amino-6-(5-phosphoribosylamino)uracil reductase RibD produces the protein MLTHEYYIKRCLQIAKNGLGTTRPNPMVGATIVYNDKIIGEGFTSSYGQSHAEVSAINSVKDKTLLKKSTLYVTLEPCSHHGKTPPCSDLIVSHNIPKVVIGCVDDNPQVAGKGIDRLKAAECDVIVGVLEKECKAHHKRFFTFHNKKRPYIILKWAETNDGFIAPITKDEQKPVWITNKYSRQLVHKWRAEEQAILVGTNTVLQDNPSLTVRDWTGANPIRVVLDKFSKLDSNFSCFNNKAKTIRVSENDITFKDNIAKQICEFIYKQNLTSIIIEGGAKTLQTFIDEDLWDEARVFVGQIEFKKGTKAPQLKGKLVSERSFLDDSLKIYLND, from the coding sequence TTGCTAACCCATGAATATTACATAAAGCGCTGTTTACAAATAGCCAAAAATGGATTAGGAACAACTAGACCAAATCCAATGGTTGGCGCTACAATAGTTTACAATGATAAAATTATCGGTGAAGGCTTTACAAGTTCTTATGGCCAAAGTCATGCAGAAGTAAGTGCAATAAACTCCGTAAAAGACAAAACACTTCTAAAAAAATCAACACTTTACGTAACGCTTGAACCTTGCAGTCACCATGGCAAAACGCCGCCATGTAGCGATTTAATTGTTTCACATAACATTCCTAAAGTAGTCATTGGCTGTGTTGATGATAACCCACAAGTTGCTGGCAAAGGTATCGACCGACTTAAGGCAGCTGAATGTGATGTTATTGTTGGTGTTTTAGAAAAAGAATGTAAAGCGCATCACAAACGTTTTTTTACTTTTCACAATAAAAAACGTCCTTATATTATATTAAAGTGGGCGGAAACTAATGACGGTTTTATCGCTCCAATAACAAAAGATGAGCAGAAGCCTGTTTGGATTACAAATAAGTATTCAAGACAATTGGTACATAAATGGCGAGCGGAAGAACAAGCTATCTTAGTTGGTACAAATACTGTTTTACAAGACAATCCAAGTTTGACTGTTAGAGATTGGACTGGTGCGAATCCTATTCGTGTTGTATTAGATAAGTTTTCAAAGTTAGACTCAAATTTCAGTTGTTTCAATAATAAAGCTAAAACTATAAGAGTGTCTGAAAATGACATTACATTTAAAGATAATATTGCTAAACAAATTTGTGAGTTTATTTACAAACAAAACTTAACATCAATTATAATCGAAGGTGGCGCAAAAACATTACAAACTTTTATTGACGAAGACCTTTGGGATGAAGCAAGAGTGTTTGTTGGACAAATAGAATTTAAAAAAGGCACAAAAGCACCTCAACTAAAAGGGAAATTAGTTTCAGAGAGAAGTTTCCTCGATGATAGCCTAAAGATATATTTGAATGATTAA
- a CDS encoding LEA type 2 family protein, whose product MLIFLFFSLLFNCTVTEKPEFIGVENIKVVDSNIKTITLSADANFINPNDVGGTLKTDDLKVYINDTEVAKFETKSFDVPSKKNFTIPLTVAVATDSIINNKSLGGLLGSLISQRLKVQYKGEIDYKVFGYSSSYSVDKTQNIKVKL is encoded by the coding sequence ATGTTGATTTTTCTATTTTTTTCACTGTTATTTAATTGTACAGTCACAGAGAAACCTGAATTTATTGGTGTAGAAAATATTAAAGTTGTTGACTCTAATATTAAAACTATTACACTAAGCGCAGACGCTAACTTTATTAATCCAAACGATGTTGGTGGGACTTTAAAAACTGATGATTTAAAAGTATATATCAACGACACTGAAGTTGCTAAATTTGAAACAAAAAGTTTTGACGTTCCATCAAAGAAAAACTTTACCATACCACTAACAGTTGCTGTTGCAACAGATAGCATTATTAACAACAAAAGTTTAGGTGGATTATTAGGGAGTTTAATTTCACAACGTCTGAAAGTGCAGTACAAAGGTGAAATTGATTACAAGGTTTTTGGATATTCTTCTTCTTACAGCGTAGATAAAACTCAAAATATAAAAGTAAAATTATAG
- a CDS encoding 5'-nucleotidase C-terminal domain-containing protein → MKNKLLLLLTTILFITSCKQEHSTTKIVGKRISISDSLATNPEIEAYIKPFRESVNKDLDSTLAYAVDTFSKSDGELNTAIGNFMADAVLEMSNPVFKKRTGKNIDMVILNHGGIRSIISKGNITSRTAYEVMPFDNTVVVAPMKGQQIKDMLSYLASRKRAHPISNLKLTLNIDYSINEALINNTIINYEKTYYVATNDYLYNGGDRMHFLKSKDSVINLDYKIRNLLIDYFKKIDTLQPSIDDRFTKIKSN, encoded by the coding sequence ATGAAAAATAAACTACTCTTATTGCTTACGACTATACTTTTTATAACATCCTGTAAGCAAGAACATTCAACAACAAAAATAGTCGGCAAACGCATATCGATTTCGGACAGCTTGGCCACAAACCCAGAAATTGAGGCTTACATTAAGCCTTTTCGCGAAAGTGTAAACAAAGATTTGGACAGTACTCTGGCCTACGCTGTAGATACATTTTCAAAAAGTGATGGAGAACTTAACACAGCTATAGGAAACTTTATGGCTGATGCTGTATTAGAAATGTCTAATCCAGTTTTTAAAAAACGAACTGGAAAGAATATAGATATGGTTATTTTAAATCATGGCGGCATTCGTTCTATAATTTCAAAAGGAAATATAACTAGTCGAACTGCATATGAAGTCATGCCTTTTGATAATACTGTCGTTGTAGCACCAATGAAAGGTCAGCAAATAAAAGATATGCTATCTTATTTAGCTAGTAGAAAACGTGCTCATCCAATTTCGAATTTAAAGTTAACGCTTAACATTGATTACAGCATTAATGAAGCGCTAATAAACAATACGATTATCAATTATGAAAAAACATATTATGTAGCCACAAATGATTACTTATATAACGGTGGAGACAGAATGCACTTTTTAAAATCAAAGGACAGTGTCATCAATTTAGATTATAAAATCAGAAATTTACTTATTGATTATTTCAAAAAAATTGACACTTTACAACCAAGCATCGATGACAGATTCACAAAAATTAAAAGTAACTAG
- a CDS encoding TIGR00730 family Rossman fold protein — translation MKAIAVFCGSSNGNDASIIEQSRQLGKTFVSRDITLVYGGSKIGIMGIVAKAVIDGSGKTIGVIPKFLQTKEIVNNNLTELIITDNMHDRKVIMYDRSDGFIIIPGGFGTMDEFFEITTWGQLGLHTKPIGILNSNGYYDALIAQCKIMVEKGFLKQENLNAVVIDTTIDGLLHKMNNYKPLPAPKWLNKEGL, via the coding sequence ATGAAAGCAATTGCAGTTTTTTGCGGAAGTAGTAATGGTAACGATGCTTCTATCATAGAGCAATCAAGACAATTGGGTAAAACTTTTGTTTCTAGAGATATTACTTTAGTTTATGGTGGTTCTAAAATTGGAATCATGGGAATAGTTGCTAAAGCAGTAATTGATGGCAGTGGAAAAACAATTGGTGTCATTCCTAAATTTCTTCAAACTAAAGAAATTGTAAATAATAACCTTACAGAGCTTATCATTACCGATAATATGCATGATAGAAAAGTTATTATGTACGATAGAAGCGATGGCTTTATTATCATTCCAGGAGGTTTTGGTACCATGGACGAGTTTTTTGAAATCACTACTTGGGGACAGCTAGGTTTGCATACAAAACCAATTGGTATTTTAAATAGTAATGGCTATTACGATGCATTGATTGCACAATGTAAGATTATGGTAGAAAAAGGCTTTTTAAAACAAGAAAATTTAAATGCTGTAGTTATTGACACTACAATCGATGGACTATTACACAAAATGAATAATTACAAACCACTACCAGCTCCGAAATGGTTAAATAAAGAAGGTTTATAG
- a CDS encoding bifunctional metallophosphatase/5'-nucleotidase: MKRRTFIQQTSAAGALIGLGGLTMSSSAIDTSTKKITILHTNDVHSHIDPFGPDDGRNANKGGIARRASLVESIRKENPNTLLLDAGDIFQGTPYFNYYGGELEFKLMSMLKYDLATIGNHDFDNGIDGLYAQLPHANFDFVSANYNFKNTVLDTHIKPYKIFTKEGIRIGVFGLGIELDGLVSKRHYKETEYIYPVEIAQDMSKILKEDEQCDLVICLSHLGYYYKKNPDNISDLLLARQTKDIDLIIGGHTHTFLPKPTVEKNSVGKNVLVNQVGCYGLYLGQVDFYLKNGKEKKAEGATIIV, from the coding sequence ATGAAAAGAAGAACATTTATACAACAGACTTCTGCTGCTGGTGCTTTAATTGGTTTAGGTGGGCTAACAATGTCGTCATCAGCAATTGACACATCTACAAAAAAGATAACCATATTACATACCAATGATGTACACAGTCACATAGACCCTTTTGGTCCTGATGACGGTAGAAATGCAAACAAAGGTGGTATAGCAAGACGCGCCTCTTTGGTAGAGTCAATTAGAAAAGAAAACCCAAACACCTTACTTCTTGATGCCGGAGATATTTTTCAAGGCACACCATATTTTAACTATTATGGAGGTGAATTAGAGTTTAAACTCATGAGTATGCTTAAATATGATTTAGCAACTATTGGCAATCATGATTTTGACAATGGAATTGATGGGCTTTACGCTCAACTTCCTCATGCAAATTTTGATTTTGTATCAGCAAATTATAATTTTAAAAATACTGTACTGGATACTCACATAAAACCGTATAAGATATTTACTAAAGAAGGTATTAGAATTGGTGTTTTTGGATTAGGTATTGAGTTGGACGGACTTGTAAGTAAAAGACATTATAAAGAAACTGAATACATTTATCCAGTAGAAATTGCGCAGGATATGTCTAAAATTCTCAAGGAAGATGAGCAATGTGATTTAGTCATTTGCCTATCTCACTTGGGTTATTATTATAAGAAAAATCCAGACAATATTTCTGATTTATTATTGGCTCGACAAACTAAAGATATTGACCTTATTATTGGTGGTCATACACATACTTTTTTGCCAAAGCCAACTGTTGAGAAAAACAGCGTTGGTAAAAATGTATTAGTAAATCAAGTAGGCTGTTATGGCTTATACCTTGGGCAAGTGGATTTCTACCTAAAAAATGGTAAAGAAAAGAAAGCTGAAGGCGCAACTATTATTGTATAA